A segment of the Anoplolepis gracilipes chromosome 14, ASM4749672v1, whole genome shotgun sequence genome:
cttttatgcacagaataatgagacgaatcaattagtgtaaagaaaacacataattatgttaaagtaaaaatgtgtaactattagttgcaaatttagatttttactttaacataattatgtgttttaattatgccaattaattcgtctcgttattctgtgcgtaaaagtattagagtaagataatcaaaaaatgaatattttatgagatatcttgtattttatgtcaaaatactgcaactttgaagccttataactcaaaaaatacttaatgaaaaatactttgtaataagtgttttggaaaggtctcgagatgagctacaagaatatgtaaaaatatatagggtattttatttaaaaaacttgaaaagactttcacgtgaccttcaaatgatttTTCAAGGTTAAACCAATGATATCATCTTATGGCctcctcgaaaccatacaactttcgtctgaaacatttttctctcccgggcttggttttcgagatattcgactggatggattaaaatggtccaccctgtgtatatatatatatatatatatatatatatatatatatatatatatatatatatatatatagagagagagagagagtgtccCATTTGAAATGCTGtcctattttaaaattgtgataataaattgtacaactttatatatatatgtatatatatagtaactatttaattaatatagtaattatttaataatatatattataggttctaattattatcttaatttttaattatgacaaTTCAAATGAGACACtctgtatacataataatatgtataaagataaatatacatgtagaaTATACATTAAGATGTATATAATtgaagaagaattaaaaataaacaaagaaaataccTTTCTCCTCTcaatatggaaaaaaagatattctctGAACTAGTGTAGTCAGTTCGGTAATAAAGAACAGACCTTTAGTATGTCTATAGTAAAAGCCAATCATCTCCTGTATTATGTTTCATTTTCGGAAAACTAAAGCCggaaacacaaaaaaaatttaagccGTAAAGCGCGTATCAGACTatccattaaaaattgagattaaagattgaagattgaaatatGACCAATCAAgacaaagtaattttagttccttttattctgattagtcaaattctaatctttaattttcaattcgtaGTGTGATATGGGTTTAAGACTTAAAAAGTAACAATGGCTGCGTTCAgcagagaaagcaaatcagATTTAGATCTTCGTTGGATCTAAGTGCAGaaaccaatcacaataaaaaatCACTAAGCGCTCGCTGATTTGCTATTTCTGCTGAACGCGCCCAATTTCAACCATACAGAATTTTCAGCGCTGTTGACGTTTTATAATGGCTGCTTAAGGTCTCGGCCGTGATTGGTCCATTCGCTTATGCTTTAAGTCTTaaggtgccttttcatgcTGACGCTCGACGCTCATTTTTGGCGTCAAAACAGATTACGTgatcaaaattgacgaattggtatttgtatttttggtcacgtgatgtcttttgacgcagaaaatgagcgtcgagcgtcagcatgaaaaggcaccttTATGGTTTAAGTTTTTTTGTGTGTTCCGGCCTAAGAATCTAATTGGCCATCGTGTAAAGGAAATCTTTGTTCCGATTTGCCAATCAAACACTATTTCCTCTAGGAATGCTTTCAGAAATTTTATCCATGTAAAAAGATACTGTtaaattgaccaatcaggataaagaaatctttactttttttactttgattggtcaattaaacattattctaCCTCACAAGTGAGATTTCTGAAAAGACTCCAGAAGGAACACACATAAACACAATGCCATATGATTGGCTGTcaaatggaaatattttcgGGACTATAAAAATTCCCTAGTCAACAGCCAATCGTATGACATCTACCTGTAGTTTCTTGCTGTAAAGCTCTTTCTGAATGAGTTTTCGAACGCAATCCTCGATCGAGTCTTCGAGATTGCGATAGGTGATAGCTTCGAGAACGCTTTCGGTGAATCGAagtgggagagagagagaaagagagagagagagaggagagggagagagatacATCTCATCACACATTAACCTGCGATGTCGAGTTGATCGTTTATGATTCCTGAGTTTTTGATTGACGCTCGGAGctcctttttattaaaaaaaaagaaaagaaaaaacggaCCAGAGCGCTAAATATGGCCAGCAAAGTATGGCACACAGAATTATGGAAGTCATGGGATAAACACGGAAGAAACGATTTGTAAGTGGTGTTGTTGGCGCGTCGCCTGGTCGACGCGATCGACACGAGTGCATTGCTGGTGTTGTTCGCGAAAAACACACTTATCTACTCCTGTTAAATCGCTCTCTACTGAAGACTTAATCTTGTCAATTCACGCATGTTTGCAGCCTCAAGCTAATCAAGCACAAATTTAAGGAAGGCAACGTACCAGGTAATGCATTTTTCGGGCAACCTTCGTTAAAAACACTTAAGCACGCACACCATTGTTGCCTCTTCGGAGTAAACATTAAATACGCTTCCTACCTCATCCCTAAACGTATATGTTAtcttgtttcaaaattttatatatttttgaaattttctgataatattagcagctctctctttctttttttatttcactctttatgagtattttatatattttgaattgaaATGTATATGAGGAcaattctttgaaaatatctataatcttgatgcaaatttgtttttttattctctttatatatttttaattttttttaattttatatatatatatatatatatatatatataaaatatatattgtataataattttttcttataatataataaatatataaaatatatattatatatatataataatttcaattttatatatatatatatatatataaaattgaaattatgcaatatatattatatatttattgtacaataaaattattacatataaatatataaattataaaatatatactatataataattttatacatcataGTTCTAGAATAAtacaatgataaatttttttaatacaaaatttgcaAAGAGAAAATGGATAAAGAATGAATTAAGATAAGACGTACATAATAtgcttgttttaaatttttatcataattttttctttgtctaatcttctttttatatcactaTTTTTCCATATATGCATTAGATTCAGATATTGTAcctgattttatatataattgcatccTTGATAAAAAGAATGTTATCTTTCTTATTATAGAATGGAAGCGCGGATTATACGAATTAATATCGAATGGAACCCATGGGAATGTAAAAAAGGACAGTGTAGTACAGACATTAGGTGAACTTACGGTATGACAAAAGTTCTTTTTACTTAATCTTaagctttataaaaaattatcaaaatgaaACAGTAAGatgaaattgtaataatattaacttgtaaaatttatttgtagaaTTTTGATGGTGCAATACCATCTGCAATAGTAGATATATTCACTTTAATCGATGCGGAAGCACATAATGAAGAAaggaacaatttttattatattgtgaaaGAAACTGAAaaggtatgtatatatttttatatcttcttaatttaaaaataccataaaattattgaaaagtaaaaaatatcataaaagatatatatatatataccacagtttttaaaataggattatttttttaacaaaaagttCTGATATACTACCTCAACTTCTTCTGTTTCCTTTGTTTTTCACAGTTTTTGACTGATAGAATATTGAAAGAACGTTTAGAGATTGAAACTTTGCAAGATGTAGGAacgttaaaaaacaaaaattttcaaacaaagtTTATAAAAGTGAAGACAAAATTATAGTgagtattataaaagaaattcggtataaaattatttttgtggcATAGACGagaattaaaagtgatttcaTCCTTCATCTTTTTGCAGTTATAAGCagagaaagtttaatttatttcgtgaAGAGAGCGAGGGTTACTCCAAGCTCATTGTAGAATTAAATCAAGAATGTCCAGGCAATGATGTAGCCTCGACACTGGAAATTGTTAAGTCTCTTATCGGTATGAATTATCCTTCAATTCTTTGGtcacataaaattaatcgctgttttttcaaaaattgctgtattacaaaaaattgcaaGAGAACTTAATCGAAAGATGTGATTGTCTCCTTCCAGGCTATTTTAACCTTGATCCCAATAGAGTACTCGACATCGTGCTAGAAACTTTTGAAAACCGACCGGAAGACGATGCTCTATTTATTCCCTTAATACGCTCGTACATGAGTGATCAACAGGTACTTTGCGAGGTGTTAGGGTTCAAGTACTGCTCCACCGTCAACGCCACGCCATTCTCGCTGCAGAAAGTCACCGCGCTTATGCTGCAGCATAGCGTGATTAAATTGGACGACATATTACCTTGGCTGGTGCCAGACGACAAGACTATTATATCAGATCACGAACAGGCGATGAAGCAGGCCAAGGAATATGTGCGAAAATTAAGCGTGATCTCAACAAAGGACAAGGAGGACGTTGTGGAAGAGAAGGACAATGCACAAGTAGCacgcaaagaaatttttttttattaatttctcattgTTTCACAATTTTGAGTTTagctgattattatttaatgaagagAGTTTTCCAAGAGTTCTCTAAAAGTTTctttacacaaaatttaattattaatgtactaatttctctataattaaactttttttcaaaattgcaaATCTATGAAAAACCTAATTTGAAGTCAGAATCTTGagttttagtttaatttaaattaaaatatgtgattctattttaaaactgataaaaattaagtttcatatacatttttatattacaaatattcacAGATAATAAGTTTCAACTTTTCAATTAACGATTTGCTAAACTAAATTTGTTAACCAATGATTTAtctgttaattattaactaatgttttgtaaaaattatatttttttaaaatcaattatgtgtttaattaataatttacataatttctttttcattttaaaggACAAGTATGTGAACAAtcaaaaatttgcattatgcCAAGCCCTTCTGGAAATCGGAGCTTGGGAAGTGGCACAAAGCTTATTCAATCGTTTGCCAGACTACTGTTTCACAGATCAACGTCCCATAGCTTTAGCGTTGTGCAAAATGATTCAAGCTCTTATTGAACCAGTGTATAGGAAGTaagttattactatttttttcttatatacatattttttaagacaatttgTAGAAAGAATATAGTTGAGCGTAAAAACTCCACGCTATgctaataattatgtaataattatataaaattatatgaaattatataaattatattttataaaattttattatacattatattattattatattatataaaattaattttattttatatataattataatttattttctaattatataagattattatataaaataattattatataaaataatatcgctTTTAACGATAGCTACTTTACTCATGCTCTATTAGACTTTTTTTCTGCCGAGTCACGAGATTTCCAAATTCTTTCAGGCATTGCATCGTTTCCCCGAAATTGCCAGGTCGCAAAGTGCCACCCTTGAAGAGCGCTCTCGCACCGCCCCTGATACACAATCTGGAGGACATTCACGAGCACCTGTTGCCGATGTTGATCGTGCTCGGACCGAATCTACACCACGATCCCATTCTAATGTACAAAGTGATGAGGCTGTGTCATACCGCCATCAAGCACTGCTCGCTCGATGCGGGCAAGCAGCCCGTGaacaaaaattgcaatttgtaTTACGACGTATTGACGATCCTCGACGTCGCGCTGCTACCCTCGCTCTCCTTTATGGACTGCAACTGTTGCGTCGCCGAGGAACTCTGGAATATTCTCAAGTATTATCCCTATCAGAATCGCTACTGTCTCTACGCGCGCTGGAAGAACGACACCCCGTTGCAGCACGCGGCACTGCTGCGGAAACGGGCGGACGCCCAGAAGAAGATCAAGTCAATTATGAAGCGTGTGAGCAAGGAGACGATTAAACCAGTCGGCCGATCGATAGGCAAACTCACGCATTCCTCGCCGGGTGTACTGTTCGATTACGTTCTCATACAGATTCAATTGTACGACAACCTTATAGGTACGTATATAGTCTTGGTGAAAATTATTCTCAGAATTTCTCTCACAAAAACTTTcaaattttctgtaaaaattttaaaacttttttagaacattttcagattttctatacgaaaatttatacactttTCAGAAAAGGagtctgaaaatttataaatataaatttacattattttttgtaatttttcaaattagtaTCTCtgaaaatatctgaaatatcTTTACAATCTGAGAAATCCACGATTTATcaccttttatttttctgtctttgaatacatttcatttagcaatacaagaataaaagagtcattttatctttatttttcattgaataTCGAGTCAAGATAGAATGACATGTTAAATCAATACATttcattctatttttgttttcaatattCTGGATAGTgattagtagaaaataaagataaaatgacACTTGTGTTAATTTGTAtcaaataatgaaatgtaCTCAAAGACAGAGCAAATATAAAAGCTAATAAGTTGtagatttttcagaaatattatattaaatggaacacattaaaatttcatataaatattttcagtaatgtatatatatatataatgcaggatattttatatttttatcataaataaattttgtaaaaatatctcatatatatataaatgtaaaatattctaagatttcttattttataatttattttaaatattaaaaattctgaataaatttgatattattttttaagaattcttcataaatttattatgtattatgcaaaattctagaaaattaggaaatttttttatcaggaAGGAACCTGAtagaatcataaattttattaaaaaagaaaaaaccgaccataacatatattatgtatttgtttcaGGACCTGTGGTAGATTCCCTAAAATACttgacaaatatttcataCGACGTACTAGGATACTGTCTCGTGGAAGCATTAGCGGGTGCGGACCGGGACAGATTTAAACACGACGGCACCAGTATATCCTTATGGTTGCAATCTTTAGCTTCCTTTTGCGGAGcgatatttaagaaatataacatCGAATTAACAGGATTATTACAGTACGTAGCGAATCAACTTAAAGCTCAAAAGAGGTATgttttttctacataattaaaaCGCACGCACAAAATATTgtgataattcttttaattattttaaaccaATTTATCATTACACTCTAAAATCTGGTTCCAGCCTAGATCTGCTGATATTGAAAGAGATAGTACAAAAGATGGCTGGTATCGAGGCAGCCGAAGAAATGACATCTGACCAATTAGATGCCATGGCAGGTGgtgatttgttaaaaaatgagGTAAATCTTGGCACTGttctaatacatataatattgcatgCAAAATGATTTTGATTAATCGTGAAAATATTATCCTGAAGGCCGGTTACTTCAGTCAAGTCCGCAACACGAAAAAATCCTCGCAGCGTTTAAAGGAAGCTCTCGCCGAGCACGATCTCGCCGTCGCCCTATGCTTGTTAATGGCACAGCAGAAACACTGTGTCGTTTACAGAGAGACGGACAAATCTCATCTAAAACTTGTTGgtaagtaaaataatgtaaaaataataaaaataataataaaaaattgttctattattttttgctctaataataaaataaaaaattaaaaataacaaaaataaataaataaatatttaaaaacttgtatcatttttctctctctctctctctctttttcttaattattttattttatttatatctttcacaGGCAAGTTGTATGATCAGTGTCAAGATACATTGGTGCAATTTGGAACGTTTCTGGGTTCGACTATGACGGTGGACGAGTATGTAGAGCGACTGCCTTCGATTCATTCTATGCTCCAGGATAATCACATACACTCGGATGTTGCATTTTTTCTGGCGAGGCCAATGTTTGCACATGCTATAAATGTAAGCGAGtaccatttttttcatttttaaatagattaaaataattatttttaaatttattcaaaatcttaaaattaataatttatcttttgaaataattttaatatataaataattaattttttaaatagacttttttttataaacttttcaatTTACCTTGATTTAATAGTCTCAATCATGGCccaataattgattaaataaactatttttctgaattttattccaaaaactaattaaatgttgtttatattttatttgacaatttaacgtgtatttttatgcattcTATGATCTTGATTTTGAAGATAAAATATGACGCCCTTCGTAAAGCCGATCcaaattacaagaaaatgtCCACGGCTATGAAGCAATTGAAATATGCGGAAGCTGCGCAAACTGTTATGGCACCCGTCGCCCAGTCAGTCAGGCCGTTGCATCCTCTGAAAGTATGGGAGGACATATCACCCCAATTCTTAGTCACGTTTTGGTCCCTATCGATGTATGATTTGTACGTGCCAGTGGAAAGCTATCAAAGGGAGATCAGCAAGTTGAAGCAACTCGCGGCACAGACGGCCGATTCCAAAGATATGGTAACAAATTTAGCATCATTACATTGATTACAGTATAATATgtggcaaaaatataattcgttttaaacttgagaaaaaactttcttattcttaatttaaattgagaGTGACACGCTGGTTTTTAGAATATAAGTAAAGGGAAAAAGGAACAGGAAAGGTATACTACTCTTATTGAGAAACTACaggatgaaaagaaaaagcaagAGGAACATGTTGAAAAAGTTTTTGCGTACCTGAGGTAAAATATCGCtgcatatacaatttttataatatataataatattatctgatataaatatatatatatattccagacagcatacaatatttataaaatatatacgaaatatatattttataataattatttaaatattttataaatattttaccaaaatatttcataaatatttttgtaatcttagaTTGAACTTagattaaatagatttatcataaatatcttggaaaatatttgagaaatatttataaaatattgttacaaatatttatttttttacttattacaaatattacataaaatattaaatctccTTGTTTAATAACATGTCGAatacagtttttataatttttttctccttaatgtgtataaaatatttatataatatttaaaaaaataaatattaaacatcatATAGATTTATCATCAATAtctttgcaaatatttgagaaatatttgcaaagatattgagaaatatttacaaactattgtgttacaaatatatttatttttttatttatcataaatattaaataaaatatttactctatttctttaataatatgtcgAATAtagtttatgatttttttcctttaatatataaataaaatatgtataaaatatttatataatttcaaaaaaataaataatggaaatatttataattatttatcatacatatCGCGTCCTATatggataaatatatttgtaataattgtctaataataattattcgatttttattgACCTGTAGACAAGAAAAGGATACATGGTTTTTATCACGAAGCGCCAAGTCTGCGAAGAACGAGACGATAACGCAATTTCTGCAGTTGTGCCTATTTCCGCGGTGTACATTCACAACTGTGGACGCCATGTACTGTGCAAAATTTGTACATACCATCCACTCCCTGAAGACTGCAAATTTTTCGACCCTGCTTTGCTACGATCGTGTAAGTCGCTCCTTTCTAGCATTAATGATTATGATATCTTATTGGCGTGTAAATTATTCTGGAAAATTATTGCATACAATTTCttttgagatatataattttccaagACATTGCAACACAAGTTTGTactttgtcaaattttattttattttcttacaataaattatttccagCTTTTCTGTGATATTACGTATTCAGTTACTTCGTGCACAGAGAACGAAGCTAATCGATATGGCAGGTTTTTGTGCGCCATGCTGGAGACTGTGATGAGATGGCATTCCGAGAAAGCCATATTTGATAAGGTAAGActtgaaaagttatttattattattatttttttttaaagacagttacatttttttataaatatataaatattttatatatttatatataaatatttaattatatatatttatataaatattttaagatatgtaCCTGTCTcctattaatttgaatatatttttttgccacAGGAATGCAGCAATTATCCCGGATTCGTGACCAAGTTTCGCGTGAGCAATCAATTTTCCGAAGCGAACGATATGGTCGGATTTGAAAATTACAGACACGTGTGTCACAAGTGgcattacaaaattacaaaggtgcaattttagaaatacataatatCACAAACACGCTTATCTTTCGTACGAAGAaatactatttgtttaatttagtttctataatttaatgtttctttcttcttttctttttaacagGCTATTGTAGTGTGTCTAGATTCCAAGGATTATGTGCAAATAAGGAATTCTTTGATAATATTGATCAAGATATTGCCACATTTTCCTGTCTTGGCGAAACTCTCTCAGATCCTTGAGCGAAAAGTAGAGAAGGTGAGAGAAGAAGAACGTGGCCAGCGCCAGGACTTGCATGTTCTGGCTACATCGTACAGCGGACAACTGAAGGCTAAAACTCCCAATATGATACGCGAATCGGATTTTCATCATGTGGGCGATAAGGTCATATTCTCGATGAGTAATTTATTTGGCATAGAACATCAAGtatcagaaatttataatttgtttttttttattagtttactgtttcatattttatctgtAAATCATGTTTTTACTACagacaataaaaatgtaaaaaaatttttttttatatattcaaaaatggaaaatttataaactatgtataaaaaatattttctgaaattgctgaaattattttaaagtgttttaagaaaaatattgaaagaaatgtttttttttctttttaatttttaataggttaaattatttctaagaaATTGTAAAACGGTTTGAGAGAACCaactgattatatttatttttacagactGGAAAAACAGCAGATACTGCGAATAATGATACAAACGAAAAAGTTAGCAATGGAGTAGCAGCCAAAGAAAATAATGGAGATACTCGGccagaaaaggaaaataaggAACAACGAGAAAAACGAAGTTCGTCCAATCAAACGCATCAGTAAGTACAATACATTTagaatatatgcataaaaatatatttacaaaatatatttatcgggAAGTTTAATACACACCTCCAATACACACCAATCgtgtatcattatataatacatttataatatcatgtcTTCTAGAGggcttatttattttgcaaatatttaatatatagtatatttataatatatttaatttgttttatatatattttacaaatatttaatatattaaatctagtCTCTCAGCCTTGCACACTCTTTGCCTTGatcaatgattttatttatctcagTCTcagaagagaaataaattattaaaaaatagttgtacataaaaatatctcataaacaTTGAAACTgaacattttctaaaatttaatcattcacTGTACAGCAATATGAATTCTTTGAATAGTGAAAACTCTGAAAAGTTCAGGAAGAAAGAAGATAGCAAGGACATCTTAGAAGCAAAAGAGAAATATGTcaagaaagaagaaatgaaGGACGATGAgggattagaaaaaaaagatcgtaaatattataataaggtAGGTGTAtgcattaatgtaattttgctGTAtgcttttcataaaataagccatcagaaaattgcaaaataaaatagacaattcaattcatttttaaactaaaaatgacTACACATTgaactttaatatattgttattcatacttgtgtaaaaagatatatttaaaattttatgtttatcattatatattttttgcctcGCAATTCAAGATTTAACttttttccaattaatttataatgtgcaattaattttaatatacattttacatttttaggaGGAGCATTATTATAGCAGTGGTATAGATAATTTAGACCGAGATCTTTCCAGTGTGTCAAATAGTAGCGCTAGTTCGGGACCTACGCAAGAAGGTCCTGAGAGAggtttgtattataattaatgtaacaaTCAAACAtactgaatatatttataaattattgaaattatctatttatttaatgtcattataaatattctttaaaaatatttttaattgttttcgtacatatatattaacacaatatattttaatataaatttatactcaATTTCAGatgtaaaaagaagaaaagtagAGAGTATCCCGAAggtgattatataatttatattatattatattatattacgttataATCTCTCCA
Coding sequences within it:
- the Tho2 gene encoding THO complex subunit 2 isoform X1; this translates as MASKVWHTELWKSWDKHGRNDFLKLIKHKFKEGNVPEWKRGLYELISNGTHGNVKKDSVVQTLGELTNFDGAIPSAIVDIFTLIDAEAHNEERNNFYYIVKETEKFLTDRILKERLEIETLQDVGTLKNKNFQTKFIKVKTKLYYKQRKFNLFREESEGYSKLIVELNQECPGNDVASTLEIVKSLIGYFNLDPNRVLDIVLETFENRPEDDALFIPLIRSYMSDQQVLCEVLGFKYCSTVNATPFSLQKVTALMLQHSVIKLDDILPWLVPDDKTIISDHEQAMKQAKEYVRKLSVISTKDKEDVVEEKDNAQDKYVNNQKFALCQALLEIGAWEVAQSLFNRLPDYCFTDQRPIALALCKMIQALIEPVYRKHCIVSPKLPGRKVPPLKSALAPPLIHNLEDIHEHLLPMLIVLGPNLHHDPILMYKVMRLCHTAIKHCSLDAGKQPVNKNCNLYYDVLTILDVALLPSLSFMDCNCCVAEELWNILKYYPYQNRYCLYARWKNDTPLQHAALLRKRADAQKKIKSIMKRVSKETIKPVGRSIGKLTHSSPGVLFDYVLIQIQLYDNLIGPVVDSLKYLTNISYDVLGYCLVEALAGADRDRFKHDGTSISLWLQSLASFCGAIFKKYNIELTGLLQYVANQLKAQKSLDLLILKEIVQKMAGIEAAEEMTSDQLDAMAGGDLLKNEAGYFSQVRNTKKSSQRLKEALAEHDLAVALCLLMAQQKHCVVYRETDKSHLKLVGKLYDQCQDTLVQFGTFLGSTMTVDEYVERLPSIHSMLQDNHIHSDVAFFLARPMFAHAINIKYDALRKADPNYKKMSTAMKQLKYAEAAQTVMAPVAQSVRPLHPLKVWEDISPQFLVTFWSLSMYDLYVPVESYQREISKLKQLAAQTADSKDMNISKGKKEQERYTTLIEKLQDEKKKQEEHVEKVFAYLRQEKDTWFLSRSAKSAKNETITQFLQLCLFPRCTFTTVDAMYCAKFVHTIHSLKTANFSTLLCYDRLFCDITYSVTSCTENEANRYGRFLCAMLETVMRWHSEKAIFDKECSNYPGFVTKFRVSNQFSEANDMVGFENYRHVCHKWHYKITKAIVVCLDSKDYVQIRNSLIILIKILPHFPVLAKLSQILERKVEKVREEERGQRQDLHVLATSYSGQLKAKTPNMIRESDFHHVGDKTGKTADTANNDTNEKVSNGVAAKENNGDTRPEKENKEQREKRSSSNQTHHENSEKFRKKEDSKDILEAKEKYVKKEEMKDDEGLEKKDRKYYNKEEHYYSSGIDNLDRDLSSVSNSSASSGPTQEGPERDVKRRKVESIPKQEGRRTESVLDKKERSSKGKTRDEQKEQRREKKQGRKRDRTEESMVITEQKRRKDDERAKGTHQNGDIPEHREKHHYSKEKSPYAKDRPHEREGRESRDKHRRSSDPKRR
- the Tho2 gene encoding THO complex subunit 2 isoform X3, encoding MASKVWHTELWKSWDKHGRNDFLKLIKHKFKEGNVPEWKRGLYELISNGTHGNVKKDSVVQTLGELTNFDGAIPSAIVDIFTLIDAEAHNEERNNFYYIVKETEKFLTDRILKERLEIETLQDVGTLKNKNFQTKFIKVKTKLYYKQRKFNLFREESEGYSKLIVELNQECPGNDVASTLEIVKSLIGYFNLDPNRVLDIVLETFENRPEDDALFIPLIRSYMSDQQVLCEVLGFKYCSTVNATPFSLQKVTALMLQHSVIKLDDILPWLVPDDKTIISDHEQAMKQAKEYVRKLSVISTKDKEDVVEEKDNAQDKYVNNQKFALCQALLEIGAWEVAQSLFNRLPDYCFTDQRPIALALCKMIQALIEPVYRKHCIVSPKLPGRKVPPLKSALAPPLIHNLEDIHEHLLPMLIVLGPNLHHDPILMYKVMRLCHTAIKHCSLDAGKQPVNKNCNLYYDVLTILDVALLPSLSFMDCNCCVAEELWNILKYYPYQNRYCLYARWKNDTPLQHAALLRKRADAQKKIKSIMKRVSKETIKPVGRSIGKLTHSSPGVLFDYVLIQIQLYDNLIGPVVDSLKYLTNISYDVLGYCLVEALAGADRDRFKHDGTSISLWLQSLASFCGAIFKKYNIELTGLLQYVANQLKAQKSLDLLILKEIVQKMAGIEAAEEMTSDQLDAMAGGDLLKNEAGYFSQVRNTKKSSQRLKEALAEHDLAVALCLLMAQQKHCVVYRETDKSHLKLVGKLYDQCQDTLVQFGTFLGSTMTVDEYVERLPSIHSMLQDNHIHSDVAFFLARPMFAHAINIKYDALRKADPNYKKMSTAMKQLKYAEAAQTVMAPVAQSVRPLHPLKVWEDISPQFLVTFWSLSMYDLYVPVESYQREISKLKQLAAQTADSKDMNISKGKKEQERYTTLIEKLQDEKKKQEEHVEKVFAYLRQEKDTWFLSRSAKSAKNETITQFLQLCLFPRCTFTTVDAMYCAKFVHTIHSLKTANFSTLLCYDRLFCDITYSVTSCTENEANRYGRFLCAMLETVMRWHSEKAIFDKECSNYPGFVTKFRVSNQFSEANDMVGFENYRHVCHKWHYKITKAIVVCLDSKDYVQIRNSLIILIKILPHFPVLAKLSQILERKVEKVREEERGQRQDLHVLATSYSGQLKAKTPNMIRESDFHHVGDKTGKTADTANNDTNEKVSNGVAAKENNGDTRPEKENKEQREKRSSSNQTHHENSEKFRKKEDSKDILEAKEKYVKKEEMKDDEGLEKKDRKYYNKEEHYYSSGIDNLDRDLSSVSNSSASSGPTQEGPERDVKRRKVESIPKQEGRRTESVLDKKERSSKGKTRDEQKEQRREKKQGRKRDRTEESMVITEQKRRKDDERAKGTHQNGDIPEHREKHHYSKEKSPYAKDRPHEREGRESRDKQKKHKCSV